One Amycolatopsis thermophila DNA segment encodes these proteins:
- a CDS encoding universal stress protein, translating into MNPRSILAGADGSPSALNAVRWAAREAASRRLPLRLVHVAPDGRQPGDRPLEEARRRAEATEPGLEVRTATRTGPAAAALIDEAGTASLVVLGSHGLGGFPGMLLGSVSSALAAHAPCPVVVVRGTLPDDPPPEQGPVVVGVDASPSSDAAIAFAFDAAGRRGAPLTAVHTWTDMSLGETWSVLPIDVDYDEVAEDERRLLAERLAGWSEKYPDVRLIQRTVRDRPVRGLLAAAAGAQLLVVGSRGRHEHHGMGLGSTSQSLLHHAACPVAVVR; encoded by the coding sequence ATGAACCCACGCTCGATCCTGGCCGGTGCCGACGGCTCCCCGTCCGCGCTCAACGCGGTGCGGTGGGCGGCGCGCGAGGCGGCGTCGCGGCGCCTGCCCCTGCGTCTCGTGCACGTGGCTCCGGACGGCCGGCAACCGGGAGACCGCCCGCTCGAGGAAGCCCGCCGCCGCGCCGAGGCGACCGAGCCCGGCCTCGAGGTGCGCACGGCCACCCGGACCGGACCGGCTGCCGCGGCACTGATCGACGAGGCGGGCACCGCGTCCCTGGTGGTCCTGGGCTCCCACGGGCTCGGCGGCTTCCCCGGCATGCTGCTCGGCTCGGTCTCCTCGGCGCTGGCGGCCCACGCCCCCTGCCCGGTGGTCGTGGTGCGGGGCACGCTGCCCGACGACCCGCCGCCGGAGCAGGGCCCGGTGGTGGTCGGCGTGGACGCCTCGCCCTCGAGCGACGCCGCCATCGCCTTCGCCTTCGACGCCGCCGGCCGGCGCGGGGCGCCGCTGACCGCGGTGCACACCTGGACCGACATGTCCCTCGGCGAGACGTGGTCGGTGCTGCCGATCGACGTCGACTACGACGAGGTCGCCGAGGACGAGCGACGGCTGCTGGCCGAACGGCTCGCCGGCTGGTCCGAGAAGTACCCGGACGTGCGGCTGATCCAACGGACCGTGCGGGACCGCCCGGTGCGCGGCCTGCTCGCCGCCGCGGCCGGCGCCCAACTGCTCGTCGTCGGTTCACGCGGGCGCCACGAACACCACGGCATGGGACTCGGTTCCACCAGCCAGTCCCTGCTGCACCACGCCGCCTGCCCGGTCGCCGTGGTGCGCTGA
- a CDS encoding Acg family FMN-binding oxidoreductase: protein MIWSTVEIQALARAASRAPSVHNSQPWTLEVADDVVHLYERFDVALPRHDPAGRDRVLSCGAALTNVELAVRALGWRPGIEVLPSAERPDLVATLRVRERAEATAAESARYSAIFQRGSYRSPFALHHVPPRVLRRLGDTAAGPGTEARLVRSRTEAAPLADLLAYAGLALRADRAYQRELSAWTAQFRQPPAEATTVPWSGLVRADTHLPDTVTLTERIAAESLLIVLTADDTRRDHLRAGAALERAWLAAVAEGLVGSVLTQPLHLHEVRAGLIEKLDLPGYPQVILRIGYPVTATPARVVVPAGRGTV, encoded by the coding sequence ATGATCTGGTCCACGGTGGAGATCCAGGCACTGGCGCGGGCCGCGAGCCGGGCGCCCTCGGTCCACAACTCCCAGCCCTGGACGCTGGAGGTCGCCGACGACGTCGTGCACCTCTACGAGCGGTTCGACGTGGCACTGCCCCGGCACGACCCGGCCGGCCGCGACCGGGTCCTGTCCTGCGGCGCCGCGCTGACCAACGTCGAGCTGGCGGTGCGGGCGCTGGGATGGCGGCCCGGCATCGAGGTCCTGCCCTCGGCCGAGCGGCCGGACCTGGTCGCCACGCTGCGGGTCCGCGAACGGGCGGAAGCCACCGCCGCGGAGAGCGCCCGCTACTCGGCGATCTTCCAGCGCGGCAGCTACCGGTCGCCGTTCGCGCTGCACCACGTCCCGCCGCGCGTCCTGCGCCGCCTCGGCGACACCGCGGCGGGGCCGGGAACCGAAGCGCGCCTGGTCCGGTCGCGCACCGAGGCGGCGCCGCTGGCGGACCTGCTGGCCTACGCCGGGCTGGCGCTGCGCGCGGACCGCGCCTACCAGCGGGAGCTGTCCGCCTGGACCGCGCAGTTCCGGCAGCCGCCCGCGGAGGCGACGACCGTGCCCTGGTCGGGTCTGGTGCGGGCGGACACCCACCTGCCCGACACCGTGACCCTCACCGAGCGCATCGCGGCGGAGTCCCTGCTGATCGTCCTCACCGCCGACGACACCCGCCGCGACCACCTGCGGGCCGGGGCCGCCCTGGAACGCGCCTGGCTGGCCGCCGTCGCCGAAGGGCTCGTGGGCTCGGTCCTGACCCAGCCCCTGCACCTGCACGAGGTGCGTGCCGGGCTGATCGAGAAGCTCGACCTGCCCGGTTATCCACAGGTGATCCTGCGGATCGGGTATCCGGTCACCGCCACGCCGGCGCGCGTCGTGGTCCCCGCCGGACGGGGAACGGTGTGA